DNA from Rhodobacteraceae bacterium M382:
GATCTCGGGCACCGAATACCCCAGATCATCCAGGGCGGTCCGCGCCACCGCAACGCCCTCGCCCAGACAGGCGGCTGTGCTGAAGGTGCCGTTGGCCGCGCCTGCCGCGCTCAACCCCGGGATCATCCCGGGCTTGGGCACAAAGGCGGCAATGTCCGCGCGCCATATCGGGCGTCCGTTCTGGTGACAGGTCAGATGCACATTCGGGTTCCATCCGCCAGACATCGCCAGACAATCGGTCAGGATTTTTTCCGTCCCGCTGACCGTACGCACCGTGATCGATTCAACCCGTTTGCGCCCGCCCGCATCACAAACCTGCGCCCCGCGATACACCCGGAACATGTTGGACTGAGGAGCATCATGGCGGCTGTCTATCAGAGCGGCCACATGCACACCCGCAGCCACCAGATCCTGCGCTGTGCGATGAGCCTGATCATTGTTTGCAAAAACGGTGACCCGCCTGCCCGGTGCCACGCCCCATCGGTTCAAATAGGCCCGCACGGCCCCGGCGGTCATGATCCCCGGCCGGTCGTTGTTGCGGAAGGCCACCGGGCGCTCGATGGCCCCGGCGGCCAGAACGGCACGTTTTGCGACAATCCGCCAAAAGCATTCCAGAGGGGCCTTGCCGGTGCGCGCTTTGTGGTGGGTCACCTTTTCCAGCGCCGCATACGTCCCCTGATCATAAGCACCCACAACGGATGTGCGCGTCATCAGCCGTACATTGTCCATACTGCGCAATTCGGCCAGGATACTCTCGGCCCAGTCTGAACCAGCCATGTCATCAACGGTTTCGCTCTCTGCCAACAACCGCCCGCCCATGCGCGAATCTTCGTCTGCCAGAATCACATCCGCCCCGGCCCGACCTGCGGCCAGCGCCGCCATCAACCCCGTGGGTCCCGCCCCAATCACCAGCAGATCGCAAAAGGCATAGGCTTTTTCATAGCGATCCGAATCTGCTTCCCCCGACAGCGCGCCCAGACCGGCAGCGCGCCGGATCATCGGCTCATAGATTTTCTCCCAGAATGCAGCTGGCCACATGAAGGTCTTGTAATAGAACCCCGCGCCAAAGAACGGGGCCGCAAGATCATTCACCGACATCACGTCCAGATCCAACGACGGCCAACGGTTCTGGCTCGACGCCTCCAACCCTTCAAAAATCTCCTGCACCGTGGCGCGCATGTTGGGCTCGCGATTGGTGCCCGATCCAATGGTCACCAACGCGTTGGGCTCTTCGCTCCCCGCACTCAACACGCCGCGCGGGCGGTGGTATTTGAACGACCGCCCCATCAGATGCACATCATTGGCCAACAGTGCCGAGGCCAGAGTGTCCCCCTCCAGGCCCATATAATCACGCCCGTCAAAGCGGAACGAAACGCTCGCCGCACCGGCGGTCAGCCCCTTGCCTGCAATTCTCATCGCGGACCTCCCAGATCGGCGTCTTGGGCCAATTGCGACCCCAGCATTTCATGGGTCGCGACATTGCGCTCCACAACAACCCAGGATCCACATCCCATCTCGTGATACCACAGCTCCTTGAGCGGGCCCGCCGGATTGTCCCGCAGATTCACATATTCATGCCATTGCTCAATCGGTGCATCCGCGGCCGGGCGCTGCAACGCAGCACCTTGATAATAGAACTCGCGGCGATCACGCTCACCGC
Protein-coding regions in this window:
- a CDS encoding sarcosine oxidase subunit delta, translated to MRVTCPVCGERDRREFYYQGAALQRPAADAPIEQWHEYVNLRDNPAGPLKELWYHEMGCGSWVVVERNVATHEMLGSQLAQDADLGGPR